From a region of the Argiope bruennichi chromosome 8, qqArgBrue1.1, whole genome shotgun sequence genome:
- the LOC129981149 gene encoding enhancer of rudimentary homolog has product MSHAILFVQPGKPETRTYSDFESVNECMEGVCHLFEEHLKRQNPNTGSITYDISQLFDFIDSLEDLSCLVFQKSTMTYAPYNKDWIKEKIYILLRRQATKSQ; this is encoded by the exons ATG TCACATGCAATTTTGTTTGTTCAACCTGGTAAACCAGAAACAAGAACCTACTCGGATTTTGAATCTGTGAATGAATGTATGGAAG GAGTTTGCCACTTATTTGAGGAACATCTCAAAAGACAAAACCCTAATACAGGATCTATAACTTATGATATTAGTCAACTGTTTGACTTCATTGATAGTTTGGAAGATTTGAGCTGCTTAGT atttcagaaATCTACAATGACTTACGCACCTTATAATAAAGATTGGATTAAAGAGAAGATTTATATTCTTCTAAGAAGACAAGCTACAAAGAGCCAataa